The sequence below is a genomic window from Rudanella lutea DSM 19387.
TAGCCTCCAAACACCTGCGGACCTTTCGCCCAGATTTCGCCGGGTTCGCCCAGAGCAGCTTCGGTACCGTCTTCCGTCACACACTTCATGTACGTACTTGGCCAGGGGATGCCGATAGTGCCCACCCGGTTGCCTTCTTCCGTAACCGTGTTAGAACACAGCACCGGCGAGGTTTCCGACAGGCCGTACCCTTCGGCGGGTTTGTTGCCGGTCAGTTTCTGCCAGCGGTCGGCTACTGATGTTTGCAGGGCCATTCCCCCCGCCGACGTGATGCGCAGCTCGCTAAAGTCGACTTCGTTGATGCGGGGGTGGTTTAGCAGACCATTGTACAGCGTATTGAGCCCCGTAAACGCTGTGATTTTGTATTTCTTCAGGTCGTCGATAAAGGCGTTGAGGTCACGCGGGTTCGTGATGAGCAGATTCATCGAACCACTCTTCAGCGAAGCCAGGGCGTTGGTTGTTAACGCATACACGTGGTACAGTGGCAGGGCGGCCACAATGATGCCCTGCCCGTCGGGAACACCGGCAGGCTTCATCCACTCGTCCTGACAGATCACGTTGGAGATGATGTTCCGGTGTGTCAGAGCGGCCCCTTTCGATACACCTGTGGTTCCGCCCGTGTACTGCACAAAAGCGAGGTCGGTATTCTTGATCGCTACCGGTTTGAGTGGCTGCCGGCTGCCGCGGCTCAGGGCGTCGCCAAACGAAATAGCACCCGGCAGGTGGTAAGCCGGCACCATTTTCTTGACGTATTTGACAACAGCGTTGACAATGAGCTTTTTGGGGAATCCGAGCAGGTCGCCAATTTGGGTGACAATGACGTGCTCGATGGCCGTTTGCGACAGGATCTTCTCTAAGTTGCCGGCGAAGTTGGCCAGAATCACGATGGCTTTGGCTCCCGAGTCGTTGAACTGATGCTGCATTTCGCGGGGGGTGTACAGCGGGTTGGTATTCACAACCGTGAGGCCCGCCCGCAGTGCGCCAAACATAGCAATGGGGTATTGCAGCAAATTGGGCATCTGAATAGCAATACGGTCGCCTTTTTGCAGTTTCAGGTCGTTCTGAAGGAACGAGGCAAACTGCTGCGAGAGCGTATCCAGCTCACTAAACGTGATTTGTTTGCCCATGCAGGCATAGGCAGGCGCTGAACTAAACCTCTTGACCCCCTCCTCAATCAAGGCGGCTAATGAAGTATATGAATCAGGGTTGATATCGTGGGGTACACCCGGTGGGTAATGAGCTAACCAGGGCCGGGTTTGGGTGGGCGTTTGTGACTCCATGTAACGATTGGTTGTACGTTTTAAAGCAAAAATAAGAAATAAGCAACAAGTACACGTATAAAGCCCCCGCGAAACAGATTTGTTTAGTGCAATTAAAAAGGCCCGGCAGAGCATTTGCTCTGTCGGGCCTTTTTGTGGTTGTGCTCCCGAAGGGATTCGAACCCCTATCGATGGTACCGGAAACCATAATTCTATCCATTGAACTACGGGAGCCTGTCCGGACAGCTTTATGGGCTGTTTCGGGATGCAAAAATAATGAATAATGAATACTGAGCAATGGTTAAACGCATTTCTGTGCGCAAAATCTTCTCAAAACCTGGTTGCCAGCGGGCACGATTCGTGTAAGTCGATGATAGTCGACTCATTTAGAGCAACTTCATCGTTTCGTAATCGCCAACGTGTTTGAGATACAGAAAATGGATCAGCAACCCGTTTACGTTGTTGATCAGCTGATGCGCTTCGGGCAGGGTAGTTACTACCGTCGTGATGCGTTCAAACTCCGAGTCGTTGGTCATGCGCTGATGATGAAACCCCATGATCTGCTCGCGCGACATACGTTTCTCGACGAAAAAGTAATGCATGGCTTCGTCGCTGGTGCCGGTGCTTGGGTACCACAGGCGCGGGTTTAGCTTGGTGAGCTCACTGGGGCCGATGCTCAGCCCTATCTCCTCGCCTACTTCACGGGCGGCTACATCGGTTGGGTTATCGTCGGCGTCGACCATACCGGCCGGGTGTTCGTAGGTTTGTGAACCATCGGAGATACGCCGTTGCCGCACCAGTACCACAAATTTTTCTTCAGTCTGCTCGTCGATCAGGCACACCAATACCGAGGCCGCGTGGCCTTTCAGAAAGCAGACCGGCGGAATTTTGTCGCCTTCGGGAGTATCGGCATCCAGCTCGAGCATGGCAAACAAAACTTCGCCGTTGTGGCGCCGACGGATGAAGTGCTCCTTGACACCATGTACCGTAAGGCCGTTGGCGATCAGTTGACTTTTCCAGAACCGAAACTTGGGGGCGTCTTCCAGTTTTTCCATAATTGGGGCCTCTGCGGGCATTCAATAAACAACGAAGCACGAAGAACACACAAAATCGGGAATCCTGCGTGGCCTTCGTGCTTTCAATTCAACAGAACTTATTTTACAGTGCCGGTAGGCTCGCCTACGTAGCGTTCAAAAAACTCGTAAATCCGCAGAATCCGGTCGATCCGCTGCCGCACATTACCCGACCGGCTCAGCTCGTGCGTACCGCCGGGCATCCGTACATACTCAACCGGCCGACCCAGCACCTTAAGGCTCTTCATCATCATCTCACTCTGAATAACGCCCGTCCGGAGGTCGTTCTCACCATGTTTGATAAGCAGCGGGGTCCGAATATTCTCGACAAACGAATACGGCGAGTTCGCGTCGAGTACTTTCTGGGTTTCGGGTTGCCAGGGATAGCCACCGAAGTAGTTGGGTACCAGCCGCCAGGCGTTGCCCTCACCCATAAATGTGGTCAGGTCGTACACACCCCGCTGGGCAAAGGCCGCTTTGAATCGGTTGTCGTGAGCCACAATCCAGGCCGTGAGGTAGCCTGCGTACGAGCCGCCGGTAATTACCTGCCGCTCCGTATCGACCCAGGGTGCCTTGGCGGCATCGGTGGCTGCGGCCAGCACGTCCTCGGCCGGACCGGTGCCCCAGTCTTTCACATTACCCCGTAAAAAGGCTTCGCCGTACCCGCCCGATCCGCGCGGGTTAGCGTACACAACGCCGTAGCCCTGCGCACACATGTACTGAAACTCGTGCCACATCGACCCCTCGCCCGGCCCCCACATAGCCGAGGGTCCACCGTGCATGTTCAGCAGGAGCGGATACTTTTTGGTGTCGCCCGTTGAGCTGTTGGCAATAGCGGTGGGCTTCATAATCCAGTAGTCAACCGCCTGCCCTTTGGAGTTGGTGTACACCCGTTTTTCGGGGAAGCTGAGTGCTTTTTGCTTAACCCAGTCGTTGTGGCCTGTCAGAACAACCGGGTTTTTGGCGTCGGCATCGGCCATCACCAGTTCTGAGGGATTGGCTACCTCGGTCAAGGCCATGACAACCCGGCCCGATGCGGCATCGAAACTGCTGACACCTTTCTCAAACGGGGTGAGTTGGGTAATTTCTTTGGTGACCGGGTTGAGCCGATACAACGGAAAACCTCCGTTCGATGGGGCAGTAAAGTACAAAGCTGCTCCCGTTGTTGTAGCCCGGCGACCCCGTGCGGCTACAGGCAGGGTTGCCCAGCTAAAGTTACCCGCCGAGCGGTCGAACGGAATAATCTGGGTACCCGACACGGTTGTACCGTTGAGCGTGGCAATGCCCATCTGACCCACGTTGACACCCTCGGTGGGGCTGCTCAAAAAGGCCATCTGCGTGCCATCGGGCGAGAGTTCGGGTGAAAAGTAACTGCGCCCCTCCTGCCCCATCAGCACCGTGGGTCGACTTTTGCCGTCGGCCGCAATCACCACAATGGCGTTGGCCTGCTCGCGGTCGGGGTGTTTGAGGGTATCGCGCTTCGTAACGGCCACAATTTGCTGCCCGTTCGGGAACCAGCCTGATGAGTTGAACGAGTAAAAGCCACGAGTGATAGGCCGGGCCGGGATGCGTTCGGTCGGGGTGCCGTCGCGTACATCCACAAGGTAGAGGTGCGTGAAGCTCATATCGGGCTCGGTGGTTGCCTCCCCCTGAAAGTTGAGCCGCGTAATTACCTTGGCTTTCTTGTCGTCGACGTCTTTTTGCAGATACGCCCGAATTTCAGCCAGCGAACCATCCGGATTCGCTTTGATCGCTTTGTTGGGCTTCACAAAGTCGTTGTTGGCAAAGCCGGGCTTCTCCAGCGACCACGACGGTGTGCGCAGGCCGGGGTTGAGCAGGGTGTCATTCAGCATTTCGGCAAATGATACCCCAGCTTCAAACAGAATTTGATTGCCATCGGGCGACCAGCTCGGGTTATTGGCCCCGTACTTACTATCGGTGAGCTGATAGGCTTCTCCGCCGTCGAGCGGCATGACAAACACCTGCGATTTCCCTTTCACCGTCCGGACAAAAGCCAGTCGGCTACCATCGGGCGACCAACTCGGCTGACGGGCGCTTTCGGTGCCGCGCGTGAGGGCTTTGGCATCGCCCGCTTTCAGGTTAGTCAGGTAGATATGAGTTCGGTACTCGTACTCACCCGTGCGGGCGTCGGCGGCCTGGTCCGCGCTCGGCTCAATGGTAGTGAGGGTGTAGGCCGCCCGGTTACCGTCGGGCGAGAGCATGATGCCGCCTACCTGTTTGATACGGGTCAGGTCGGTAGCCACAATTTTCTGTTTCTGGGCAAAGACAACCGCTGGAAACAACAGCAAGAATAAAAGTCTAAAGCGCATAGCGATGAAGAGAATTTGGTAAAGATGTCATCTTGTTTGAAAAGATGACCTATCTGGGAAACAAGTAAAGACCCCATTCCTCGTTTCGAGAGGTGGTCCTGGTTTTAAAATTGACGATGAATTTGCTCGAGAAACCGGGCTGTTCGTTGCCGCATTTCCGATACTGACCCTGTAAAATTGTTGTGCATCATGCTGAAAAGCAGCACTCGGCCTTTTCGGGTGACAAGATAGCCGCTAAGGTTATAAACCCCGCTCATAGAGCCCGATTTGGCGAAGATGAACGGTGTGTTGGATTTGTACAGACTCCGCAACGTACCCGATTGACCAGCTGCGGGCAGCAAGGCAAACAAACGAGGTTGAGGTACAGTGGCCTGGAGTTGCCGCAGCAACGCTATCAGGCTGTTGGGGCTAAACAGATTGTAGCGCGAGAGCCCCGATCCGTCGACCCAGCGAATATCAGTCCGCTTGCCAAACGCGACGGAGTCGGTCAGGTTCATAATCCGGCGAGCGTTGAGGAGGGTGTCGCCCCGCTGGGCGGAGGCCATCAGCAGAATTTGCTCGGCCAGGGTGTTATCGCTGATTTGCAGCATCCGCTTGTACAGCGAGTCGGTAGGCGTGCCGCTCAATAACGTAGCTGAGCGGGGTTGGGCTGTCCTGACTACGCCAACCGGCCGGTTTAGTTGCTCACTCAGGAGCCGGGCCGCTAACTCAGGCGACCATCGAAAGGGTACATCCTGGCGGGGTGTCTTGCCAACCGGAGGTCGCACAAATCGGTTACGGTCTTCATCGCGCCGGACCCCGCGCTGTTGCCACGTCGGTGGGGCCAGCACGGTGCTATCCGCAAACAAAGCAGGTTGAACCGTAAAGTCGGGCCGTCGGTCAGGAAAGCTGAACCGGGCAAAATTGCCGTACAGTGGCAGCGGGGCCAGCTCGCACGAATAATCATCGTTGTAGTCGTCCCAGGCCCAGCCTGCTCCAAACCGGGGGCCAGCGTAATTGGCCGCCGAAAAAAACAACCGTTCCGACCGACTTCTCAAAAACCGGATGGCTGCCGAGTCGGGCAGGTCGGGATGGAGGAGCAAAGGGTTACCAGTTCCCCAGAAAATAAGCGAATCGCCCCGAATCACGTACCGCAGGGCAGGAAGCGAATCGGGCAGGTGAAGCAGTCCGGCATAAAAACTCACCAGTTTGGTGTTCGAAGCTGGTACAAAGGGCTTGTCGGCATTGTGTGCTACGAGTGTTTTCTGCCCAGCGGGATCATAAAGAGCAAAGCCCGTAACGTGGTCGGTGAACTGACTATTCGTGCGGAGGTCTCGGGAAAGCCGTTTTGTAGGGGAGCAACCAATCAGACAAAGCAACAGAATAGCGGGTAGGTAACGCATGGGGCGTGAAGGTGTTGTCCGCTGAAGCGGAAACACAAAGATGGGAACGCGGATCGAAAAAATGGGAACGCGGATTAAACAGATTGGAGGGGTTTAAACGGATCTCACCAGAAGAAATCCGTCAAAATCCTTTTGATCCTGTTCAATCCGCGTTCCCATCTAAAGCCGCTTGCGGCTCTTATCGGGCAATCATAATCTTTTTGGTTTCGATAGTA
It includes:
- a CDS encoding NUDIX hydrolase, which translates into the protein MEKLEDAPKFRFWKSQLIANGLTVHGVKEHFIRRRHNGEVLFAMLELDADTPEGDKIPPVCFLKGHAASVLVCLIDEQTEEKFVVLVRQRRISDGSQTYEHPAGMVDADDNPTDVAAREVGEEIGLSIGPSELTKLNPRLWYPSTGTSDEAMHYFFVEKRMSREQIMGFHHQRMTNDSEFERITTVVTTLPEAHQLINNVNGLLIHFLYLKHVGDYETMKLL
- a CDS encoding D-alanyl-D-alanine carboxypeptidase/D-alanyl-D-alanine-endopeptidase, which produces MRYLPAILLLCLIGCSPTKRLSRDLRTNSQFTDHVTGFALYDPAGQKTLVAHNADKPFVPASNTKLVSFYAGLLHLPDSLPALRYVIRGDSLIFWGTGNPLLLHPDLPDSAAIRFLRSRSERLFFSAANYAGPRFGAGWAWDDYNDDYSCELAPLPLYGNFARFSFPDRRPDFTVQPALFADSTVLAPPTWQQRGVRRDEDRNRFVRPPVGKTPRQDVPFRWSPELAARLLSEQLNRPVGVVRTAQPRSATLLSGTPTDSLYKRMLQISDNTLAEQILLMASAQRGDTLLNARRIMNLTDSVAFGKRTDIRWVDGSGLSRYNLFSPNSLIALLRQLQATVPQPRLFALLPAAGQSGTLRSLYKSNTPFIFAKSGSMSGVYNLSGYLVTRKGRVLLFSMMHNNFTGSVSEMRQRTARFLEQIHRQF
- a CDS encoding S9 family peptidase → MRFRLLFLLLFPAVVFAQKQKIVATDLTRIKQVGGIMLSPDGNRAAYTLTTIEPSADQAADARTGEYEYRTHIYLTNLKAGDAKALTRGTESARQPSWSPDGSRLAFVRTVKGKSQVFVMPLDGGEAYQLTDSKYGANNPSWSPDGNQILFEAGVSFAEMLNDTLLNPGLRTPSWSLEKPGFANNDFVKPNKAIKANPDGSLAEIRAYLQKDVDDKKAKVITRLNFQGEATTEPDMSFTHLYLVDVRDGTPTERIPARPITRGFYSFNSSGWFPNGQQIVAVTKRDTLKHPDREQANAIVVIAADGKSRPTVLMGQEGRSYFSPELSPDGTQMAFLSSPTEGVNVGQMGIATLNGTTVSGTQIIPFDRSAGNFSWATLPVAARGRRATTTGAALYFTAPSNGGFPLYRLNPVTKEITQLTPFEKGVSSFDAASGRVVMALTEVANPSELVMADADAKNPVVLTGHNDWVKQKALSFPEKRVYTNSKGQAVDYWIMKPTAIANSSTGDTKKYPLLLNMHGGPSAMWGPGEGSMWHEFQYMCAQGYGVVYANPRGSGGYGEAFLRGNVKDWGTGPAEDVLAAATDAAKAPWVDTERQVITGGSYAGYLTAWIVAHDNRFKAAFAQRGVYDLTTFMGEGNAWRLVPNYFGGYPWQPETQKVLDANSPYSFVENIRTPLLIKHGENDLRTGVIQSEMMMKSLKVLGRPVEYVRMPGGTHELSRSGNVRQRIDRILRIYEFFERYVGEPTGTVK
- a CDS encoding AMP-binding protein; its protein translation is MESQTPTQTRPWLAHYPPGVPHDINPDSYTSLAALIEEGVKRFSSAPAYACMGKQITFSELDTLSQQFASFLQNDLKLQKGDRIAIQMPNLLQYPIAMFGALRAGLTVVNTNPLYTPREMQHQFNDSGAKAIVILANFAGNLEKILSQTAIEHVIVTQIGDLLGFPKKLIVNAVVKYVKKMVPAYHLPGAISFGDALSRGSRQPLKPVAIKNTDLAFVQYTGGTTGVSKGAALTHRNIISNVICQDEWMKPAGVPDGQGIIVAALPLYHVYALTTNALASLKSGSMNLLITNPRDLNAFIDDLKKYKITAFTGLNTLYNGLLNHPRINEVDFSELRITSAGGMALQTSVADRWQKLTGNKPAEGYGLSETSPVLCSNTVTEEGNRVGTIGIPWPSTYMKCVTEDGTEAALGEPGEIWAKGPQVFGGYYNRPDESAKVLEDGWFKTGDIGVMTADGYFKIVDRKKDMILVSGFNVYPNEIEEVVSQCPGVLEVACVGVPNEKSGETVKIFVVKKDEALTEDSITRYCRENLTAYKVPKHIEFRTELPKSNVGKILRRPLREEELAKLKK